In one window of Duganella dendranthematis DNA:
- a CDS encoding ATP-binding protein: MFLNAPGELGARFWAHDWEQTPLGPISAWPHSLKTVINLMLNSPQPMWLGWGEQMTFLYNDAYIDVLSMTKHPWALGRPTQEVWAEIWDICGPLADRVFSQGASTMADDVRLFMRRGDFLEETFYAFSYSPVRDETGAVAGLFCANLDVTSRHLNVRRMHMLSDLNARTLQEKTVHGVCAIALATIADNPDDVPFAQLYLAGDAGPAQLLHATHADIDGARAVFAVDSVIAEGVPRLVSLDPRALPAGLPLGLAQQPLREVLVLPLPGSVAEQSAGALVLGVSSARRLDADYRGFLELIATQAGNAIRHARAAEDERLRADKLAELDQAKTQFFSNVSHEFRTPLTLLLGPANDALEDVDAPLAPVQRDRMVLMQRNAQRLQKLVNTLLEFSRVQAGRAQARFAAVDLVALTSDLASSFRSAIEGADMRLAVDCQPLVAQVYVDPAMWEKIVLNLLSNAFKFTFDGEIRVRQYIAGDRLRLEVADTGTGIPREQLPHLFERFHRVEGARSRTHEGSGIGLALVHDLVALHGGQLDVDSEPGRGSIFTVTIPLGCAHLPAGQVDAAPSPSASLSVAADAYVAEAEGWVQQHAAPAAVEATHGRLLVVDDNADMRDYLQRLLQAQWQVEVCNNGMEALAVIERDPPDLILSDVMMPQLDGFGLLAALRAHPATRDIPFMLLSARAGEEARLEGLQAGADDYLVKPFSARELSARIEVLRLRQRMRVVEGAAARRLQSVFSQAPVAICILNGPTHVFEQANDYYQRLVGPRPLLGLTIRQAFPELASQGIYELLDGVLASGQPYVGRSVQLNMRRAPEQEPSECWFDFVYQPLLDDDGTPYGVAVVAFEVTELATAKRAAESANRAKDEFLAMLGHELRNPLAPIVTALQLMRMRGSDFAIKERAVIERQTNHLVSLVDDLLDVSRVAEGKIQLSRQVLEVGDVIGRAIETASPLIEQKRHVLTLDVPSSGLAVQADPVRFAQVLANLLTNAAKYTEAGGRLTVCARRDGGQVIVQVGDNGIGIAPDMIDSVFERFTQARQALSRSQGGLGLGLAIARSMMALHGGSVTASSDGVGRGSTFTVRMPARQGLEQPTAAQETIAACGAGGLSILVVDDNEDAARALGEGLELMGHTVKVVFSAPEALALAPQFQPQVGLLDIGLPGMDGYELAVRLREQPGAGSLRLFAVTGYGQDADRQRAREAGFEHHLTKPLELTRLDALLQSARVV, from the coding sequence ATGTTTCTCAACGCTCCAGGTGAACTGGGCGCGCGTTTCTGGGCACACGATTGGGAGCAAACGCCGCTGGGACCCATCAGCGCCTGGCCGCATAGCCTTAAGACGGTGATTAACCTGATGCTCAATTCTCCGCAGCCGATGTGGCTAGGCTGGGGCGAGCAGATGACGTTTTTATACAACGACGCCTACATCGATGTGCTCAGCATGACCAAGCATCCCTGGGCGCTGGGGCGGCCGACGCAAGAAGTGTGGGCCGAAATCTGGGATATCTGTGGCCCGCTGGCCGACCGCGTGTTCTCGCAAGGCGCATCGACCATGGCCGATGACGTGCGGCTGTTCATGCGGCGCGGCGACTTCCTGGAAGAGACCTTCTACGCCTTTTCCTATAGCCCGGTGCGCGATGAAACGGGCGCTGTGGCAGGGCTGTTCTGCGCCAACCTGGACGTGACTAGCCGCCATTTGAACGTGCGGCGCATGCACATGCTGTCGGACCTGAACGCCCGCACGCTGCAGGAAAAGACGGTGCACGGTGTCTGTGCCATCGCGCTGGCCACCATCGCCGATAACCCGGACGACGTGCCGTTTGCGCAGTTGTACCTGGCCGGCGACGCCGGCCCGGCGCAGCTGCTGCATGCCACGCATGCGGATATCGACGGCGCGCGCGCGGTGTTTGCGGTGGATTCCGTGATCGCCGAAGGGGTGCCGCGCCTGGTGTCGCTAGACCCGCGCGCGCTGCCGGCCGGACTGCCGCTTGGACTGGCGCAGCAGCCGCTGCGCGAAGTGCTGGTGCTGCCGCTGCCGGGCAGCGTGGCGGAGCAGTCGGCCGGCGCGCTGGTGCTGGGCGTGAGCTCCGCGCGCCGGCTGGATGCGGACTACCGCGGTTTCCTGGAGCTGATCGCCACCCAGGCCGGCAACGCGATCCGCCACGCGCGCGCGGCCGAGGATGAGCGGCTGCGGGCCGATAAACTGGCGGAGCTGGATCAGGCCAAGACGCAGTTCTTCAGCAATGTCAGTCACGAATTCCGCACCCCCTTGACGTTGTTGCTGGGTCCTGCCAATGACGCGCTGGAGGACGTCGACGCGCCGCTCGCGCCAGTGCAGCGCGACCGCATGGTGCTCATGCAGCGCAATGCGCAAAGGCTGCAAAAGCTGGTCAACACATTGCTGGAGTTCTCGCGCGTGCAGGCTGGCCGCGCCCAGGCGCGGTTTGCGGCGGTCGACCTGGTGGCGCTGACCAGCGACTTGGCCAGCAGCTTCCGTTCCGCCATCGAAGGCGCCGACATGCGGCTGGCGGTCGATTGCCAGCCGCTGGTGGCGCAGGTGTATGTCGATCCGGCCATGTGGGAAAAGATTGTCCTGAACCTGCTGTCGAACGCCTTCAAGTTCACGTTTGACGGCGAGATCCGCGTGCGCCAGTACATTGCCGGCGACCGGTTGCGGCTGGAGGTGGCCGATACCGGGACCGGCATCCCGCGCGAACAGTTGCCGCACTTGTTCGAGCGCTTCCACCGCGTGGAAGGCGCGCGATCGCGTACGCACGAAGGTTCCGGCATCGGCCTGGCGCTGGTGCACGACCTGGTGGCGCTGCACGGCGGGCAGCTCGATGTCGACAGTGAACCGGGACGCGGCAGTATCTTCACCGTGACGATTCCGCTGGGCTGCGCGCATCTGCCGGCGGGGCAGGTGGATGCGGCGCCGTCGCCATCGGCTTCGCTGTCGGTAGCGGCGGACGCCTATGTGGCGGAAGCGGAGGGCTGGGTACAGCAGCACGCGGCGCCGGCCGCCGTCGAAGCGACGCATGGTCGTCTGCTGGTGGTGGACGACAATGCCGACATGCGCGACTATCTGCAGCGCCTGCTGCAGGCGCAGTGGCAGGTGGAGGTCTGCAACAACGGCATGGAAGCGCTGGCGGTCATCGAGCGCGATCCGCCGGACCTGATCTTGTCCGACGTGATGATGCCGCAGCTGGACGGCTTTGGCTTGCTGGCGGCGTTGCGCGCGCACCCGGCCACGCGCGATATTCCGTTCATGCTGCTGTCGGCGCGCGCCGGTGAAGAGGCGCGGCTGGAAGGCTTGCAGGCGGGCGCGGACGATTACCTGGTCAAGCCGTTTTCCGCGCGCGAACTGTCGGCGCGCATTGAGGTGTTGCGTCTGCGCCAGCGCATGCGCGTGGTGGAAGGCGCGGCGGCGCGGCGCTTGCAAAGCGTGTTCAGTCAGGCGCCGGTGGCGATCTGCATTCTCAATGGGCCGACGCACGTATTTGAGCAGGCGAACGATTACTATCAGCGGCTGGTCGGCCCGCGTCCACTGCTTGGACTGACGATACGGCAGGCGTTCCCCGAACTGGCGTCGCAAGGCATTTATGAACTGCTCGATGGCGTGCTGGCCAGCGGCCAGCCGTATGTAGGGCGCTCGGTGCAGCTGAATATGCGACGCGCACCGGAGCAGGAACCGAGCGAATGCTGGTTCGACTTTGTCTATCAGCCGTTGCTGGATGACGATGGCACGCCATATGGCGTAGCCGTGGTGGCGTTCGAGGTGACCGAACTGGCGACCGCCAAGCGCGCGGCGGAATCGGCCAACCGCGCCAAGGATGAATTCCTTGCCATGCTGGGCCACGAGCTGCGTAATCCGCTGGCGCCGATCGTCACCGCGCTGCAGCTGATGCGCATGCGCGGCAGCGACTTCGCCATCAAGGAACGTGCTGTGATCGAGCGCCAGACTAACCATCTGGTGTCGCTGGTGGACGACTTGCTGGACGTGTCGCGCGTGGCGGAAGGGAAGATCCAGTTAAGCCGGCAGGTGCTGGAAGTGGGTGATGTGATCGGGCGCGCGATCGAAACCGCCAGCCCTTTGATTGAGCAAAAGCGCCATGTGCTGACGCTGGACGTGCCATCGTCCGGGCTGGCGGTGCAGGCCGACCCGGTGCGGTTTGCACAGGTGCTGGCCAATCTGTTGACCAATGCGGCCAAGTACACGGAAGCGGGTGGCCGGCTGACAGTGTGCGCGCGGCGGGACGGCGGGCAGGTGATAGTCCAGGTGGGAGATAATGGCATCGGCATTGCCCCGGATATGATCGACTCCGTATTCGAGCGCTTTACGCAGGCGCGCCAGGCCCTGAGCCGTTCGCAGGGCGGCCTTGGGCTCGGGCTGGCGATTGCGCGCAGCATGATGGCGCTCCATGGCGGCAGCGTGACGGCCAGCAGCGATGGCGTTGGCCGTGGCAGCACCTTCACGGTGCGCATGCCGGCGCGGCAAGGACTCGAGCAGCCGACGGCGGCGCAGGAAACGATCGCCGCATGCGGAGCGGGCGGGCTGTCGATCCTGGTGGTCGACGACAACGAGGATGCCGCGCGGGCGCTGGGCGAAGGGCTGGAGCTGATGGGACATACCGTCAAGGTGGTGTTCAGTGCGCCGGAGGCGTTGGCGTTGGCGCCGCAGTTCCAGCCGCAGGTTGGCTTGCTCGATATCGGCCTGCCGGGCATGGATGGCTATGAGCTGGCCGTGCGCTTGCGCGAGCAGCCTGGCGCTGGGTCATTACGGTTGTTCGCCGTGACTGGCTACGGCCAGGATGCGGATCGACAACGGGCGCGGGAGGCCGGCTTTGAACATCACCTGACCAAGCCATTGGAATTGACCCGGCTGGACGCGCTGCTGCAAAGCGCGCGCGTGGTCTAG
- a CDS encoding GlxA family transcriptional regulator — MKTLALVLFPGVQSLDVSGPMDVFAEANAFLPPQQHYRLITIGTTPSPVRASNGQQLGYDLTLDAAGTDYDIVLVAGGPQLAQQADNPQLSAWLREVAQTVPRYGSICTGAYLLGRAGLLDGKRATTHWSDASSLAVEFPLAQVEHDRIHVRDGRLVTSAGVTAGIDLALALVAEDHGQAVALAAAKRLLVLAQRQGGQSQFSPYLSEASTPDALATIIQRHVMDNLAQPLSVEQLSAVAGMSTRSFARQFVKEMGVTPAEFVQRARVDAARNLLEGSELALKTIAYRCGFGSPARMRLVFAQRFGVTPNQYRDSFRVGG, encoded by the coding sequence TTGAAAACCCTGGCGCTCGTGCTGTTCCCCGGCGTGCAGTCGCTGGACGTCTCCGGCCCGATGGACGTTTTCGCCGAAGCCAATGCCTTCCTGCCGCCGCAGCAGCACTACCGCCTGATCACCATCGGCACCACGCCGTCGCCGGTTCGCGCTTCCAACGGCCAGCAGTTGGGCTATGACCTGACGCTGGATGCGGCGGGAACGGATTACGACATTGTGCTGGTGGCGGGCGGCCCGCAGCTGGCGCAGCAGGCGGACAATCCGCAGCTCTCAGCCTGGCTGCGCGAAGTGGCGCAGACGGTGCCACGCTACGGTTCCATCTGCACCGGCGCCTATCTGCTGGGCCGCGCCGGCCTGTTGGACGGCAAGCGCGCCACCACCCACTGGAGCGACGCCTCCAGCCTGGCTGTGGAGTTCCCGCTGGCGCAAGTGGAACATGACCGCATCCACGTGCGCGACGGCCGCCTGGTAACGTCGGCCGGCGTCACCGCCGGCATCGACCTGGCACTGGCGCTGGTGGCAGAGGATCACGGTCAGGCGGTCGCACTGGCGGCAGCCAAGCGCCTGCTGGTGCTGGCGCAGCGCCAGGGCGGGCAATCGCAATTCAGTCCTTACCTGTCGGAGGCATCCACGCCCGACGCACTGGCCACCATCATCCAGCGCCATGTCATGGACAATCTGGCGCAGCCGCTGTCGGTGGAACAGTTGTCGGCCGTCGCCGGCATGAGCACGCGCAGCTTCGCGCGGCAGTTCGTGAAGGAGATGGGCGTCACGCCGGCGGAATTCGTCCAGCGCGCCCGCGTGGATGCGGCGCGCAATCTGCTTGAGGGCAGCGAACTGGCCCTGAAAACCATCGCCTACCGCTGTGGCTTTGGCAGCCCGGCGCGCATGCGACTGGTTTTCGCGCAGCGCTTCGGCGTGACGCCCAACCAGTACCGCGACAGTTTCCGCGTCGGCGGCTAG
- a CDS encoding dicarboxylate transporter/tellurite-resistance protein TehA, with protein MKTKLLPASFFALTLGLAETGNAWRFAHNLWALPPLAGELLQALAVLSFLIFGALYAHKWLAHRSAAIAETRDPVQSSFLALIPESLILVALALQPYAPSGAKPLFWIGSAANLAYGAWRMAAHWSSQRDAAQIVPPLYLPYTASVLVNALAAGIFGYTDYGWMLFGAGGISWLILDSTITHQLMTGGLSDKTRNFMGIYSAPPVVALVAYQILSGASVNPAISYALAGYALFVFAGLALAMPWLAQQDFAPGYWAYTFGLATLGQGLMLMAGHQGSMLLQAVAGVVFAATLMLVLYVAWGSLRLLARGSYFPAAPLPAAGRAS; from the coding sequence ATGAAAACCAAACTGCTACCTGCATCATTCTTCGCCCTTACATTGGGGCTCGCTGAAACCGGCAACGCCTGGCGCTTTGCCCACAATTTGTGGGCCCTGCCGCCGCTCGCCGGCGAACTGCTACAAGCGCTGGCCGTGCTGTCCTTCCTGATATTTGGCGCGCTGTACGCGCACAAATGGCTGGCGCATCGCTCCGCCGCCATCGCCGAAACGCGCGACCCGGTGCAATCGTCCTTTCTGGCGCTGATACCGGAATCGCTTATTCTGGTGGCGCTGGCGCTGCAACCGTACGCGCCGTCGGGCGCCAAGCCACTGTTCTGGATCGGCTCCGCCGCCAACCTCGCTTACGGCGCATGGCGCATGGCCGCGCACTGGAGCAGCCAGCGCGACGCCGCGCAGATCGTCCCGCCGCTGTATCTGCCCTACACTGCCAGCGTATTGGTGAACGCCCTTGCCGCCGGCATCTTCGGCTACACCGACTACGGCTGGATGCTGTTCGGCGCCGGCGGCATCTCGTGGCTGATACTCGATTCCACCATCACCCACCAGCTGATGACCGGCGGCCTGTCCGACAAGACCCGCAACTTCATGGGCATCTACAGCGCGCCGCCGGTGGTTGCGTTGGTCGCCTACCAGATACTGAGCGGCGCCAGCGTCAATCCCGCTATCAGCTACGCACTGGCCGGCTATGCGCTGTTCGTGTTTGCAGGTCTGGCGCTGGCCATGCCATGGTTGGCACAGCAGGACTTCGCGCCGGGTTACTGGGCTTACACCTTCGGCCTCGCCACGCTGGGTCAAGGCCTGATGCTGATGGCGGGACATCAAGGCAGCATGCTGCTGCAAGCAGTCGCCGGCGTCGTCTTCGCCGCCACGCTGATGCTGGTGCTGTATGTGGCCTGGGGCTCGTTGCGATTGCTGGCGCGCGGCAGCTACTTCCCGGCCGCGCCGCTGCCGGCAGCGGGGCGGGCATCTTGA
- a CDS encoding alkene reductase, whose product MNQLLQSIQIGDVTFNNRIAMAPITRARAGEDGVPVALNAEYYAQRATAGLIITEATNVSPNSAAFELAPAIYNDAQLAGWRRVTEQVHAAGGKMFMQLWHSGRVSAYSLLKGAEPLSPSGYNDDLGLLQVYGALRNGYYTRIYASPSRAMTNEEVYAAVEEFRVGAENAKRAGLDGVEIHAANGYLPQQFLSPLVNRRTDEFGGSVANRARFLRLVIEAVLTVFPKQRIGVRISPYAAYNNATDTDVAETYGYVARMLNEYGIGYIHGADTNAWGGVADMPKILDIIRSNYSGVLIANAGLTPEDAQQLVEQGKADMVAFGRQYVSNPDLVARIAAGGPYNQPDPFSFYGGTERGYTDYPTLG is encoded by the coding sequence ATGAACCAGCTGCTGCAATCGATCCAGATCGGCGACGTCACCTTCAACAACCGCATCGCCATGGCGCCCATCACCCGTGCCCGTGCCGGCGAAGACGGCGTGCCGGTCGCGCTCAACGCCGAATACTATGCGCAGCGCGCCACGGCGGGCCTGATCATCACCGAGGCCACCAACGTGTCGCCCAATTCGGCCGCGTTCGAACTGGCGCCGGCCATCTACAACGATGCGCAGCTAGCCGGCTGGCGCCGCGTGACCGAGCAGGTACATGCGGCTGGCGGCAAGATGTTTATGCAGCTGTGGCATAGCGGCCGCGTAAGCGCGTATTCACTGCTGAAAGGCGCCGAGCCACTGTCGCCGTCGGGCTATAACGACGACCTGGGACTGTTGCAGGTGTACGGCGCGCTGCGTAACGGCTACTACACCCGCATCTACGCCTCGCCGTCGCGCGCCATGACCAACGAAGAAGTGTATGCGGCCGTGGAGGAATTCCGCGTCGGCGCCGAAAACGCCAAACGCGCCGGTCTGGATGGCGTGGAGATCCACGCGGCCAACGGCTACTTGCCGCAGCAATTCCTGTCGCCGCTGGTCAATCGCCGCACCGACGAATTTGGCGGCAGCGTGGCAAACCGCGCGCGCTTCCTGCGGCTGGTGATCGAGGCCGTGTTGACGGTATTTCCGAAACAGCGCATTGGCGTGCGCATTTCGCCTTATGCCGCCTATAACAACGCCACCGATACGGACGTCGCCGAAACCTACGGCTACGTGGCGCGCATGCTGAATGAGTACGGCATCGGCTACATTCACGGCGCCGACACCAACGCCTGGGGCGGCGTGGCGGATATGCCGAAGATCCTCGATATCATCCGTAGCAACTATAGCGGTGTGTTAATCGCCAACGCTGGCCTGACGCCGGAAGACGCGCAGCAGCTGGTGGAGCAGGGCAAGGCGGATATGGTGGCGTTTGGCCGTCAATACGTGTCCAATCCCGACCTGGTGGCGCGGATCGCCGCTGGTGGGCCGTATAACCAGCCGGACCCGTTCTCGTTCTACGGCGGCACTGAGCGCGGTTACACCGACTATCCGACGCTGGGCTGA
- a CDS encoding LysR family transcriptional regulator, which translates to MDRWQAMETLVHVVEAGSFSGAARRLDVGQPSVSKVVAQLEADLGVQLLLRSNRGLTPTESGLAYYRGARRALDAAAEADNSARGASAGMDGKLVVTAPVTFARLHVMPHIQRFLDEHPQMSLDVVLDDRNIDLLEGGIDVALRLGALSDSAMTARRISRSPRAVLATPAYLERHGTPLHPADLARHQAVVYHRAGGGVTCMFQCGEMQETVTLDGRLRVSAAEGVRAAVLADMGIAITSEWMFGPELASGQVQRVLPGWTLPAMDLWAVFPAGRKASAKARAFAAFVEELLTP; encoded by the coding sequence ATGGACCGATGGCAGGCGATGGAAACGCTGGTCCACGTGGTGGAGGCGGGGTCGTTTTCGGGCGCCGCCCGCCGCCTGGATGTGGGTCAGCCCAGTGTCTCCAAGGTGGTAGCGCAGCTGGAGGCCGATCTCGGCGTGCAGCTGCTGCTGCGCTCCAACCGCGGACTGACGCCGACCGAGTCGGGGCTGGCCTATTATCGCGGCGCGCGACGCGCACTGGACGCCGCCGCCGAGGCGGACAACAGCGCGCGTGGCGCCAGCGCCGGCATGGATGGCAAACTGGTGGTGACGGCGCCGGTGACGTTCGCGCGGCTGCACGTCATGCCGCATATACAGCGCTTCCTAGACGAGCATCCGCAAATGTCGCTGGATGTGGTGCTGGACGACCGCAATATCGACTTGCTGGAAGGCGGCATCGATGTGGCGCTGCGTCTCGGCGCCTTGAGCGATTCCGCCATGACGGCGCGCCGCATCAGCCGCAGTCCGCGCGCGGTGCTGGCGACGCCGGCCTATCTCGAACGGCATGGCACGCCGCTTCATCCTGCCGATCTGGCGCGGCATCAGGCAGTGGTGTATCACCGCGCCGGTGGTGGCGTGACCTGTATGTTCCAGTGCGGCGAGATGCAGGAGACGGTGACGCTCGACGGCCGCCTGCGGGTGTCGGCGGCGGAGGGCGTGCGCGCGGCAGTGCTGGCCGATATGGGCATCGCCATCACATCGGAATGGATGTTCGGACCGGAACTGGCCAGCGGCCAGGTGCAGCGCGTGCTGCCCGGATGGACGCTGCCAGCCATGGACCTGTGGGCGGTGTTCCCGGCCGGCCGCAAGGCCAGCGCCAAGGCGCGGGCATTTGCGGCCTTCGTTGAAGAGCTATTAACTCCGTAA
- a CDS encoding xanthine dehydrogenase family protein molybdopterin-binding subunit, whose product MSDDIIDLRRRTILSAGALVLGFTMLPRRALAEFNGMGVPPIANKDLAGSLQRTPMLDAWIKIAPDGKVTVFTGKVELGTGVRTALLQVAAEQLDVAPADVNFVTADTSLTPNEGFTAGSHTMADSGTALLNAAAQVRALVVQGAAAQFKLTPETLKTSNGKVTAPDGRTMHYGEAVRGVDLHRAAQVKSPLKNVNDYTLIGHSLPRVDIPAKLTGGAAYVQDMRPPGMVHARVVRPPAYGAKLLSADTVGVARMPGVLKVHVDGNYLAVIAGGEWQAIQAMLALSASAKWQRGPALPSPANIHATLRALPSQDIVIDDRRGAGIKPVLTLKRRYTKQYVLHGSIGPSCSVALLEQGAMTVWTHTQGVYPLRAALAEMLSLKMDDVRCIHTESAGCYGQNGADDVAADAALLARVMPGRPVRVQLMRDQENQWEPYAPAMSTQLAASLDASGKICDWQYELWSGSHNERPGNAGKLIPAQLLAKAFIPSPSQPMPMPEGGGDRNAIPLYTLPQTKIINHFLPVTPLRSSAMRSLGAHINIFAIEGMMDELAAAAHSDPVEFRLRHLDDARARDVIERAAKQFGWNQRQRRRDHGFGFAFGQYKNIMAYVALAVEVRVERSTGAVHIMRVTAAVDCGQGVNPDGIRNQIEGGILQSSSWTLYEQLQFTQEGITSVDWASYPIMRYSNVPDKVDVILIDRPGAPLLGVAEAAQAPMAGALGNALADATGKRWFDLPLAGPQLRS is encoded by the coding sequence ATGAGCGACGACATCATCGATCTGCGCCGCCGCACCATCCTCAGCGCCGGTGCGCTGGTGCTAGGTTTCACCATGCTGCCACGGCGCGCACTGGCGGAATTCAACGGCATGGGCGTACCGCCGATCGCCAATAAAGACCTGGCGGGCAGCCTGCAACGTACGCCGATGCTGGACGCCTGGATCAAGATCGCGCCGGATGGCAAGGTCACCGTCTTCACCGGCAAGGTGGAACTGGGCACCGGCGTGCGCACCGCGCTGCTGCAAGTGGCGGCCGAACAGCTGGACGTAGCGCCTGCCGACGTCAACTTCGTCACCGCCGACACCAGCCTGACGCCGAACGAAGGCTTCACCGCCGGCAGCCACACCATGGCGGACAGCGGCACGGCCCTACTGAACGCCGCCGCGCAAGTGCGCGCGCTGGTGGTGCAAGGTGCGGCTGCCCAGTTCAAGCTCACTCCGGAAACGCTCAAGACCAGCAACGGCAAGGTGACTGCACCGGACGGCCGCACCATGCATTACGGCGAAGCGGTGCGCGGCGTCGACCTGCATCGCGCGGCGCAAGTCAAATCGCCGCTGAAGAATGTCAATGACTACACGCTGATCGGCCATTCGCTGCCGCGCGTGGACATTCCCGCCAAGCTGACCGGCGGCGCCGCTTATGTGCAGGACATGCGTCCCCCTGGCATGGTGCACGCGCGCGTGGTGCGTCCCCCGGCCTATGGCGCCAAGCTGCTGTCGGCGGATACCGTCGGCGTGGCGCGCATGCCGGGTGTGCTGAAAGTCCATGTGGATGGCAACTACCTGGCCGTGATCGCCGGCGGCGAATGGCAGGCGATACAAGCCATGCTGGCGCTGTCGGCCAGCGCCAAATGGCAACGCGGACCGGCGCTGCCGTCGCCGGCCAACATCCACGCCACGCTGCGCGCGCTGCCGTCGCAGGATATTGTGATCGATGACAGACGTGGCGCAGGCATCAAACCGGTACTGACGCTGAAACGCCGCTACACCAAGCAGTACGTGCTGCATGGCTCGATCGGCCCATCGTGTTCGGTGGCGCTGCTGGAGCAAGGCGCCATGACGGTGTGGACCCACACGCAAGGCGTCTACCCGCTGCGCGCCGCGCTGGCGGAGATGCTGTCGCTGAAGATGGACGATGTGCGCTGTATACATACCGAAAGCGCCGGCTGCTATGGCCAGAACGGCGCCGACGACGTGGCAGCCGATGCCGCCCTGCTGGCGCGCGTCATGCCCGGCCGCCCGGTGCGGGTGCAGCTGATGCGAGACCAGGAAAACCAGTGGGAACCCTACGCGCCGGCCATGAGCACACAGCTGGCGGCATCACTGGACGCCAGCGGCAAGATCTGCGACTGGCAGTACGAATTATGGAGCGGCTCGCACAACGAACGTCCCGGCAACGCCGGTAAGCTGATACCGGCGCAACTGCTGGCCAAGGCCTTTATCCCGAGTCCCTCGCAACCGATGCCGATGCCGGAAGGTGGCGGCGACCGCAACGCCATTCCACTGTACACGCTGCCGCAGACGAAGATCATCAACCACTTCCTGCCAGTGACGCCACTGCGCAGCTCCGCCATGCGTTCACTGGGCGCGCATATCAACATCTTCGCGATTGAAGGCATGATGGATGAACTGGCGGCGGCGGCCCATTCCGATCCGGTGGAATTCCGTCTGCGCCACCTGGATGATGCACGAGCGCGCGACGTCATCGAACGCGCCGCCAAGCAGTTTGGCTGGAACCAACGCCAGCGCCGTCGCGACCATGGCTTCGGCTTTGCCTTCGGCCAGTATAAGAACATCATGGCGTATGTGGCGCTGGCGGTGGAGGTTCGCGTCGAGCGCAGCACCGGTGCGGTGCACATCATGCGCGTGACGGCGGCAGTGGATTGCGGCCAGGGCGTCAATCCGGACGGCATTCGCAACCAGATTGAAGGCGGCATCCTGCAATCGTCCAGCTGGACGCTATACGAACAGCTGCAATTCACGCAGGAAGGCATCACCAGCGTGGACTGGGCCAGCTATCCGATCATGCGTTATTCGAATGTGCCGGACAAGGTCGATGTGATCCTGATCGACCGTCCCGGTGCGCCGCTGCTCGGCGTGGCCGAAGCGGCGCAGGCGCCGATGGCGGGAGCGCTGGGCAATGCGCTGGCCGACGCCACCGGCAAGCGCTGGTTCGACTTGCCGCTGGCCGGGCCGCAGTTACGGAGTTAA
- a CDS encoding (2Fe-2S)-binding protein yields MSTLIVNGVRHTLDIDPSTPLLYALRNQLELNGAKFGCGMGQCGACTVMLDGQPVFSCLTPVTACEGRQVRTIEGLGTAEKPGKLQASFIKHQAAQCGYCIAGMVMRAQALLEQNPHPTEAQIRAHMEPNLCRCGTHMRIIAAIKDVAQGAKA; encoded by the coding sequence ATGAGCACTCTGATTGTGAATGGCGTCCGCCATACACTGGACATCGATCCCTCGACGCCACTGCTGTACGCGCTGCGCAACCAGCTGGAACTGAACGGCGCCAAATTCGGCTGCGGCATGGGACAGTGTGGCGCCTGCACCGTCATGCTGGACGGCCAGCCGGTATTCAGCTGCCTGACGCCGGTGACCGCGTGCGAAGGCCGCCAGGTGCGCACTATCGAAGGCCTCGGCACTGCCGAAAAGCCGGGCAAGCTGCAAGCGTCGTTCATCAAGCACCAGGCGGCGCAGTGCGGCTATTGCATCGCCGGCATGGTGATGCGCGCGCAAGCGCTGCTGGAACAGAATCCGCATCCGACCGAAGCGCAGATCCGCGCACACATGGAGCCTAATCTTTGCCGCTGCGGCACCCACATGCGCATCATCGCCGCCATCAAGGACGTCGCACAGGGAGCGAAAGCATGA